In one window of Lynx canadensis isolate LIC74 chromosome A3, mLynCan4.pri.v2, whole genome shotgun sequence DNA:
- the CA3H2orf16 gene encoding LOW QUALITY PROTEIN: uncharacterized protein C2orf16 homolog (The sequence of the model RefSeq protein was modified relative to this genomic sequence to represent the inferred CDS: inserted 6 bases in 5 codons; deleted 6 bases in 5 codons; substituted 11 bases at 11 genomic stop codons) → MGDVKSMVLTPGPQVEGVKPMELIPGSKLQGLKSELLISESELKDMKSVALIPGQYLKGMESMLLTSSPHLEGEKSVEITSGAEIEDVKSVKDTANNKLQGEKSELTMHARIQEFKTVELVPRTQLQDMKTVELKFGPKMQGTKLQKVESVDFKPGPQFQDMKSSRLIMGVKLPDVKSTNSRSGPQLQDVKSRVITREKLQGVKSVELKPSSKLQGEKSSDMTLGRKFSGVKSSPKLQDMQCSELIMGIKLRDIKSTGSNSRSHFQGMKSSEMIPESKLQEVKSFGFNHGPKLQGGKSDLTQKRKLQGVKSVEFNPRPQRRGEKSDLTLQWRLQDLKSVELKPVPQLQGVTSSELTPETKLQSGGSVEFITRPTWQDTKSLELNLGTKVQDVKSLGFKSALQLQNRKLSMLTPGAHFQGMKSVEFNPGAKLQGAKSPESIKLQIVKTTEVNHDPEFRVANPSELALESKIHSVVSSEFSAGKQWQEEKSYKLNPRPELQSVKFMVYNPGPHLQHRKSSELCKGTQIQDVKSMEFNPEQQLQDVKSSELCQGTSVQGMQSFQFNPGPQLQVIKSELCKDMKLPYEQFPEFNHEPKLQELTPGSQQQGMNCQELTSGWQGMKSVVLAPEPVKKFIPGPMLASVKFSSLSPESQQQGEKSLEFTPEPKLQSIKHVKLSSASLQQDIKPVELPPGSLLPEQNLRKLTPKRRYPITNSSEIIPRPEHQFVEHVEMIPTPMHQVPKSVSLISIPIYHITESSAMAQRLAHQGKEPXKNLXVDPKAYKXAMESSGMPLGLDLQVPESVDVTPVVRNRGSKSLELPXKESYQIPKTLELLSQSTDSSXGFGGITYKATAASCRIXRDDPEPKHHTTETMGLTSKARPKRKEFLGMXPKPIRKTTGYAERFPRPYPQALDLWRXSLRKGCKGKTSEALITQSLHSCPRSSEMTPGLGYQVPESMARGWISGIIIVTESRMKYSEIGPGLQGRIXEYMRISPKPPDQVTESTKTQLHVAQGVTPVVPQKVIDYVKVTSGPPPQVVKSVALTPGPISQMVDCLELTPKLQDVRSSEFTSGLWLQNVKSKKLATEPTHQILETMKLTGFQSXRLCXSRATLQIVKSEELAPGPIPQVVEPIGVALGSAIEALDCLDXFRGPQLQEMVEPVELTPRPNTKVKSAELLSQPTSPFEKPTMFTREQGLQAMKSVGTKIGSSQIRESEDLNLGQVYQIRESEDFTSREEVQIDNYISRFLHNSSNSLISSSAETSXLGSLWDFELPEVQGLLDVKNLGTDILEPEESFIDSTMIRSSTLTLSLHNQPFDKITNIVETPHFEIPGVGFNIXGEDYKEQWKSXRTYSTDLSQHPPQRLEITIXDVSVRIGTQRGLTWSVLGRQQNVWENHSWRTATTRKYLSNMLTLGNVLGATMKRKLYSRTSLTERATADVCQSIQNLFGVPAELMKFSQSLLEKGRGTISQPSVVKNYIQRHTSCHDHEQRMALKMWTRGSMSSIVQQYSGTRMRIKKVNSRLNDISKEVIQPIPASCTGGQPPAPVKLESSFDIVFIRKDSVPVEESENSQSNSQTRIFESQHSLKPSFLPQAKTDFSEQFQLLQDLQLKIAAKLLRSQIPPNVPPPLTSGLVLKYPICLRCGRCAGFSCCHKLQGTLGPYLLIYPQLHLVSTPKGHGEIRLHLGFRLRTGKRPQVSKYHRRDRPITPRSPMSPSLRKANVYTRASKSPTSTIDFQSGSSQAPASPVQVHIRRRPYRSPDLVGKTEIRDHGQYEFTQVHSLPDSDSEDVQDEKWANRRTQKTHDSKYPMKGTKGGRTQNAEFYTNGRAMTQSPSRELPVQFRRKRNGASQAMTASLKRQPKKSSQPKFIQLLFQGLRQAFQMAHRIMAFVGQKPEDRSRPDHLWSSKNQHPKRKARDYYLSRDIKSDGMPVVKLKPTDLTTKQESTLREETEQLRSVQQPKWDSSFKPRHTQLPKRIVSQRSTTFKTTSSRQSMGVVQNDSSSRAKKNFGRSEISIQESKNSKSGTRVQDRGRILQDSLKSNSHSHLKEKLTPKKRNHKSFLRQRTPCNSSERSHGSPSQRSHHSLSQRGHQSPSERRCRSPSERSHRSPSERSHRSLSGRSRQSPSERSHRSPSQRSHRSISRRSRQSPSERSHRSPSQRSHRGLSGRSRQSPSERSHRSPSQRSHRSISRRSRQSPSERSHRSPSQRSHRGLSGRSRQSPSERSHRSPSQRSHRSISRRSRQSPSERSHRSPSQRSHRSLSGRSHQSPSERSHRSPSQRSHHSISRRSHQSPSQRSHCSISRRSHQSPSERIHRSPSQRSHLGLSGRSHWSPSERSHQSSSQRSHHSISRRSHQGPSQRSHCSISRRSHQSPSERIHRSPSQRSHRGLSGRRHQSPSERRCRSPSERRHHSPSQKSHRSLSERSNQSPSQRSHHSVLQKELPRVPLRGDVAVLLRGDVAVPFRKFITVP, encoded by the exons AAAAGCTTCAAGGAGTGAAATCTGTAGAATTGAAACCTAGTTCAAAGTTACAAGGTGAGAAATCTTCTGATATGACCCTGGGGAGGAAGTTTTCAGGTGTGAAATCCAGCCCAAAGTTACAAGATATGCAATGTTCAGAGCTGATTATGGGTATAAAGCTTCGAGATATAAAATCTACAGGGTCCAATTCTAGATCACACTTTCAAGGTATGAAATCTTCTGAAATGATCCCAGAGTCAAAGCTTCAAGAAGTGAAATCCTTTGGGTTCAACCATGGTCCAAAGCTACAAGGTGGGAAATCTGATTTAACCCAGAAGAGGAAGCTTCAAGGAGTGAAATCTGTGGAGTTCAACCCTAGACCACAGAGACGAGGTGAGAAATCTGATTTGACGCTACAGTGGAGGCTTCAAGATTTGAAATCTGTTGAGTTAAAACCTGTTCCACAGCTACAAGGTGTGACATCTTCTGAGTTAACACCAGAAACAAAGCTTCAAAGTGGAGGATCTGTGGAATTCATCACCAGGCCCACGTGGCAAGATACGAAATCTCTTGAATTGAATCTAGGTACAAAGGTACAAGATGTGAAATCTTTGGGGTTCAAGTCAGCCCTACAGTTACAAAATAGGAAATTGTCTATGTTGACACCAGGGGCACACTTTCAAGGTATGAAATCTGTGGAATTCAACCCTGGGGCAAAGTTGCAAGGTGCAAAATCTCCTGAGTCCATAAAGCTTCAAATAGTGAAAACTACAGAAGTCAATCATGACCCAGAATTTCGGGTTGCAAACCCCTCTGAGTTAGCCTTGGAATCAAAGATTCACAGTGTGGTATCTTCTGAGTTCAGTGCTGGGAAGCAGTggcaagaagagaaatcatataaGTTGAACCCACGGCCAGAGCTTCAAAGTGTAAAATTTATGGTATACAATCCTGGACCACATTTGCAACATAGAAAATCTTCAGAATTATGCAAAGGGACACAGATTCAAGATGTGAAATCTATGGAATTCAATCCTGAGCAACAGTTGCAAGATGTGAAATCTTCTGAGCTGTGCCAGGGAACAAGTGTTCAAGGTATGCAGTCTTTCCAGTTCAATCCTGGGCCACAGTTACAAGTGATAAAATCTGAGTTGTGCAAAGACATGAAGCTTCCATATGAGCAATTTCCGGAATTCAATCATGAGCCTAAATTACAAG AGTTGACACCAGGGTCCCAACAGCAAGGTATGAATTGCCAAGAGTTGACTTCAGGATGGCAAGGTATGAAATCAGTGGTGTTGGCACCAGAGCCAGTTAAGAAGTTCATACCAGGACCGATGTTGGCTAGTGTTAAATTTTCAAGTTTGTCTCCAGAATCACAGCAACAAGGTGAGAAATCTTTGGAG TTTACTCCAGAACCAAAGTTGCAAAGTATAAAACAT GTGAAATTGTCTTCAGCATCTCTGCAACAAGACATAAAACCTGTAGAGTTACCACCAGGGTCACTGCTTCCAGAACAAAATCTGAGGAAGCTAACTCCAAAAAGAAGGTATCCAATCACAAACTCCTCTGAA ATAATCCCTAGGCCAGAGCATCAGTTTGTAGAACATGTGGAGATGATCCCAACGCCAATGCATCAGGTCCCTAAATCTGTGAGTTTGATTTCAATACCAATTTATCACATCACAGAATCTTCAGCAATGGCACAAAGGTTGGCACACCAAGGCAAAGAACCATAGAAGAATCTGTAGGTTGACCCCAAAGCCTACAAGTAAGCCATGGAATCTTCAGGAATGCCTCTAGGGCTAGATCTCCAAGTACCAGAATCTGTTGATGTGACTCCAGTGGTAAGAAATCGAGGCTCTAAATCCTTAGAATTACC AAAGGAAAGCTACCAAATCCCAAAAACTCTGGAGTTGCTCTCTCAGTCCACAGACTCAAGTTAAGGATTTGGAGGAATTACATACAAGGCTACTGCAGCAAGCTGTAGGATCTGAAGAGATGACCCAGAGCCCAAGCATCACACTACAGAAACTATGGGCTTGACCTCCAAGGCAAGGCCAAAAAGGAAGGAATTCCTTGGAA ACCCCAAGCCAATACGTAAAACCACTGGATATGCAGAGAGATTTCCAAGGCCCTATCCTCAAGCACTAGATTTGTGGAGGTGATCTCTGAGAAAAGGCTGCAAAGGGAAGACCTCTGAAGCATTGATTACACAGTCATTACATTCATGTCCCAGGTCTTCAGAGATGACACCAGGACTAGGATATCAAGTTCCTGAATCTATGG CAAGGGGATGGATCAGTGGGATTATCATTGTCACAGAATCAAGGATGAAATATTCAGAGATAGGTCCAGGACTACAAGGTCGAA CAGAATATATGAGGATTAGTCCAAAGCCACCAGATCAGGTCACAGAATCTACAAAGACACAGCTTCACGTTGCTCAAGGGGTAACCCCGGTAGTTCCCCAAAAAGTTATTGACTATGTGAAAGTGACTTCTGGGCCACCACCTCAAGTTGTGAAATCTGTGGCATTAACACCAGGGCCAATCTCTCAAATGGTAGACTGTCTTGAGTTGACTCCAAAACTGCAAGATGTGAGATCTTCTGAGTTTACCTCAGGGCTATGGTTGCAAAATGTGAAATCTAAGAAATTAGCCACAGAGCCAACACACCAAATTTTGGAAACAATGAAGTTGACCGGGTTTCAATCGTAAAGACTGTGTTAATCCAGGGCCACACTTCAAATTGTAAAATCTGAGGAATTAGCACCAGGACCAATTCCTCAGGTTGTAGAA CCAATAGGAGTAGCCTTAGGGTCAGCGATTGAAGCACTGGATTGTTTGG TATTCCGAGGGCCACAGCTTCAAGAAATGGTAGAACCTGTAGAATTAACTCCAAGGCCAAATACTAAAGTGAAATCTGCAGAATTACTCTCACAGCCAACATCTCCATTTGAGAAACCTACAATGTTCACTCGTGAACAAGGGCTTCAGGCCATGAAATCAGTAGGGACAAAAATAGGGTCTTCTCAAATCAGGGAATCTGAGGATTTGAATCTAGGACAGGTATATCAGATTAGGGAATCTGAGGATTTTACATCAAGAGAGGAGGTACAAATAGATAATTATATCTCTAGATTTCTGCACAACTCTTCAAACTCGCTTATCTCAAGCTCTGCCGAAACAT GATTAGGAAGCCTTTGGGATTTTGAGCTGCCGGAAGTACAAGGACTTTTGGATGTAAAAAACCTTGGGACAGATATTTTGGAGCCTGAAGAGTCCTTTATAGACTCTACTATGATACGGTCTTCAACCCTTACCTTGTCCCTTCATAATCAACCGTTTGATAAAATAACTAACATTGTAGAAACCCCACATTTTGAGATCCCAGGAGTGGGTTTCAATATCTAAGGAGAGGACTATAAAGAGCAGTGGAAGAGCTAGAGAACTTACTCCACGGACCTATCCCAACATCCACCACAAAGGCTGGAGATCACCATCTAGGACGTTTCAGTCAGGATCGGAACTCAAAGAGGCCTTACCTGGTCTGTCCTGGGGAGACAACAGAATGTCTGGGAGAATCACTCCTGGAGAACAGCGACT ACTAGAAAATATCTCTCCAATATGCTAACGCTGGGGAATGTCTTGGGAGCCACTATGAAAAGGAAGCTCTATTCTCGAACATCTTTAACAGAGAGAGCCACTGCAGATGTCTGTCAGTCTATTCAGAATTTATTTGGGGTTCCAGCTGAACTGATGAAATTTTCCCAGAGTTTGCTAGAGAAGGGTCGAGGTACTATCTCTCAGCCTTCAGTGGTCAAAAACTACATTCAAAGACATACTTCATGTCATGATCATGAGCAAAGAATGGCCTTAAAGATGTGGACACGTGGTTCCATGTCCTCTATAGTACAGCAATACTCTGGGACTAGAATGAGAATAAAGAAAGTGAATTCAAGGCTCAATGATATATCCAAGGAAGTCATTCAGCCCATTCCTGCTTCATGTACAGGGGGCCAGCCTCCTGCCCCAGTAAAGTTAGAGTCCTCCTTCGATATAGTTTTCATTAGGAAAGATTCTGTTCCAGTGGAAGAGAGTGAGAACTCACAGAGTAATTCACAGACAAGGATTTTTGAATCCCAACACTCTCTCAAGCCAAGTTTTCTTCCCCAGGCCAAAACTGACTTCTCAGAACAGTTCCAGCTGTTACAAGATCTGCAGCTAAAAATAGCAGCAAAACTGTTAAGGAGTCAAATACCCCCAAATGTTCCTCCACCTCTAACTTCAGGTCTGGTTTTAAAATACCCTATCTGCCTACGGTGTGGCCGATGTGCAGGATTTAGTTGCTGTCATAAATTACAGGGCACTCTTGGGCCTTACCTTCTTATTTATCCACAGCTCCACCTCGTAAGCACTCCTAAAGGCCATGGAGAGATTAGGTTGCATCTTGGCTTTAGGCTGCGAACTGGGAAAAGACCCCAAGTTTCAAAGTATCACAGAAGAGACAGACCCATCACACCAAGGAGTCCTATGTCACCATCACTAAGGAAAGCTAATGTATACACTCGAGCTTCCAAGAGTCCTACTTCTACGATAGATTTCCAGTCTGGATCTTCCCAGGCTCCTGCTTCTCCTGTACAAGTGCACATCAGGCGAAGGCCGTATAGGAGCCCTGACCTAGTAGGAAAGACAGAAATTAGAGACCATGGGCAATATGAATTTACTCAAGTTCACTCTTTACCAGATAGTGACTCTGAAGATGTTCAGGATGAAAAATGGGCTAACAGGAGAACCCAAAAGACCCATGATTCAAAATATCCAATGAAAGGAACCAAGGGAGGCAGAACACAAAACGCAGAGTTCTACACAAATGGTAGAGCCATGACACAGAGTCCTTCTAGGGAATTACCAGTCCAGTTTAGAAGGAAGAGGAATGGAGCATCTCAGGCAATGACTGCCTCGTTAAAAAGACAACCTAAGAAATCCTCCCAACCCAAATTCATTCAACTGCTTTTTCAAGGCCTAAGGCAAGCATTCCAGATGGCACACAGAATTATGGCTTTTGTTGGGCAGAAGCCTGAGGACAGATCAAGGCCAGACCATTTGTGGTCAAGCAAAAACCAGCATCCAAAACGAAAAGCCAGAGACTATTACTTATCAAGAGATATCAAAAGTGACGGGATGCCAGTTGTCAAGCTAAAGCCAACAGACCTAACCACTAAGCAGGAGAGCACATTAAGGGAAGAAACAGAGCAACTCAGATCAGTTCAACAACCAAAATGGGATAGCTCTTTCAAGCCCAGACATACCCAACTGCCCAAGCGCATAGTTTCCCAAAGAAGTACCACTTTCAAAACCACTTCAAGCAGACAGTCTATGGGTGTTGTTCAAAATGACAGTAGCAGCAGAGCTAAGAAAAACTTTGGCAGAAGTGAAATCTCCATCCAGGAGTCCAAGAACTCCAAATCGGGAACCAGAGTTCAGGACCGAGGGAGAATTCTACAAGATTCACTTAAGAGCAACTCACACAGTCACCTTAAAGAGAAACTGACACCCAAGAAACGAAACCACAAAAGCTTCTTAAGGCAGAGAACCCCATGTAATTCCTCTGAAAGGAGCCATGGTAGTCCCTCTCAGAGGAGCCATCACAGTCTCTCTCAAAGGGGCCACCAAAGTCCCTCTGAGAGGAGATGTCGTAGCCCTTCTGAGAGGAGCCATCGAAGTCCTTCTGAGAGGAGCCATCGCAGTCTCTCCGGAAGGAGCCGTCAAAGTCCCTCTGAGAGGAGCCACCGAAGTCCTTCTCAGAGGAGCCATCGCAGTATCTCCAGAAGGAGCCGTCAAAGTCCCTCTGAGAGGAGCCACCGAAGTCCTTCTCAGAGGAGCCATCGCGGTCTCTCCGGAAGGAGCCGTCAAAGTCCCTCTGAGAGGAGCCACCGAAGTCCTTCTCAGAGGAGCCATCGCAGTATCTCCAGAAGGAGCCGTCAAAGTCCCTCTGAGAGGAGCCACCGAAGTCCTTCTCAGAGGAGCCATCGCGGTCTCTCCGGAAGGAGCCGTCAAAGTCCCTCTGAGAGGAGCCACCGAAGTCCTTCTCAGAGGAGCCATCGCAGTATCTCCAGAAGGAGCCGTCAAAGTCCCTCTGAGAGGAGCCACCGAAGTCCTTCTCAGAGAAGCCATCGCAGTCTCTCTGGAAGGAGCCATCAAAGTCCCTCTGAGAGGAGCCACCGAAGTCCTTCTCAGAGGAGCCATCACAGTATCTCCAGAAGGAGCCACCAAAGTCCCTCTCAGAGGAGTCATTGCAGTATCTCCAGAAGGAGCCATCAGAGTCCCTCTGAGAGGATCCATCGAAGTCCTTCTCAGAGGAGCCATCTCGGTCTCTCTGGAAGGAGCCATTGGAGTCCCTCTGAGAGGAGCCACCAAAGTTCTTCTCAGAGGAGCCATCACAGTATCTCCAGAAGGAGCCACCAAGGTCCTTCTCAGAGGAGTCATTGCAGTATCTCCAGAAGGAGCCATCAGAGTCCCTCTGAGAGGATCCATCGAAGTCCTTCTCAGAGGAGCCATCGCGGTCTCTCTGGAAGGAGACATCAGAGTCCCTCTGAGAGGAGATGTCGCAGTCCCTCTGAGAGGAGACATCACAGTCCTTCTCAGAAGAGCCATCGCAGTCTCTCTGAAAGGAGCAATCAAAGTCCTTCTCAGAGGAGCCATCATAGTGTCCTCCAAAAGGAGCTGCCCAGAGTCCCTCTGAGAGGAGATGTCGCAGTCCTTCTGAGAGGAGATGTCGCAGTCCCTTTCAGAAAATTCATCACAGTCCCTTAG